From Cellulophaga lytica DSM 7489, a single genomic window includes:
- a CDS encoding SusC/RagA family TonB-linked outer membrane protein, with amino-acid sequence MNKLKNIFLGVFLFFPLLFFAQQTVSGKITDNVTKAPLLGVNVVVKGTTNGSISDFDGLYEIRNVNMGDVLLFTSIGYNPKEVKVTSSTLNVEMTESTELLDEVVLIGYGSAKKEDLTGSVDVLSSKDFNQGSVVSADQLLTGKMAGVRITSNGGQPDAAPNIRIRGGSSLSANNSPLIVIDGIPVDNTNPAGVGNPLSLINPNDIESFSVLKDASATAIYGSRASNGVIIISTKKGTSGEVKFNFSSDVSVSNVANSIDLMNSQQYVSYIQQYHPTYTNLLGIDDPSTNVTDNLATPGIEGRILSDTDWQDEIYRTAISTNTNFSARANLGGKIPFRGSIGYTNTGGVVKTNDYERVSLSAKLTPTFFDDHLKVSLNAKGLYSEKNAIDEGGALGGAVNMDPTKPVFDVNPNNRFGGFYQNTIVDGNRLLLDGQSNPLALLKQRERPEEVKRFLGNIELDYKLHALPELRAVLNLGLEASKANIEERFLDNSIATYRFNNADTDINTNYLFNPGVNYTENQDITNTTLDAYLVYTKEFDGFVKRFEVQGGYSYQNFKNDGTSVQYRYNDESGLREELINPNNLNNRYYNVLNLQSYFGRANIDLAEQFLVTLSFRADGSSLFTEENRWGYFPAAAVAWKIGNAGFVENSNVINDLKLRLGAGKTGQQDITGAVGYYPSSPLFTIGSTTSQYLSGVNLYSAKAFNPDLTWEKTTTYNVGLDFDLFANGIVSGSVDFYQKQTKDLLARTAVPPGQALSDAFVQNVGETESKGFEVNLNLRPISTEDFTLEFNSNVGYNRSEVTSLKDVTRITAAESGLPTGTGVSLAYHAVGYQPYSAWVFKQVYDTNGDPISNAFVDINGDNVINNDDRYYETLRPNWTFGFGLNFNYKNWDLSSSFRGQLGGQVYNARRLTSGWIDRAIPNNSNSLSNVLDFNSDAATTSFANVQGNIPFSDYFLEDASFLRMENIVIGFRVPNFLKDTSLRIYGAANNLFVISDYSGQDPENFNSIDNNFYPRPRVFTLGLNLDF; translated from the coding sequence ATGAATAAACTAAAAAACATCTTTTTAGGTGTGTTTCTTTTTTTTCCACTGCTGTTTTTTGCACAACAAACAGTATCTGGTAAAATTACAGACAATGTAACAAAAGCTCCATTATTAGGAGTTAATGTTGTTGTAAAAGGAACAACAAACGGATCTATTTCAGATTTTGACGGATTGTACGAAATTAGAAATGTAAATATGGGTGATGTACTTTTATTTACTTCTATTGGTTATAATCCTAAAGAAGTGAAAGTTACTTCTAGTACTTTAAATGTAGAAATGACAGAATCTACAGAATTACTAGATGAGGTTGTACTAATTGGTTACGGTAGTGCCAAAAAAGAAGATTTAACGGGTTCTGTAGATGTGTTATCATCTAAAGACTTTAACCAGGGCTCTGTGGTTTCTGCAGACCAATTGTTAACTGGTAAAATGGCTGGTGTACGTATTACATCTAACGGTGGGCAACCAGATGCAGCACCAAATATTAGAATTAGAGGTGGTTCTTCATTATCTGCAAACAATAGTCCATTAATAGTTATAGATGGTATTCCAGTAGATAATACTAACCCTGCTGGTGTAGGCAACCCTTTGTCTCTAATAAACCCTAATGATATAGAAAGTTTTAGTGTTTTAAAAGATGCTTCTGCTACTGCTATATACGGTTCTAGAGCTTCTAACGGTGTTATTATAATTTCTACTAAAAAGGGTACATCTGGCGAAGTTAAGTTTAACTTTTCATCAGACGTGTCTGTTAGTAATGTTGCTAACTCTATAGACTTAATGAATAGTCAACAATACGTTAGTTATATTCAGCAATACCACCCAACTTACACTAATTTATTAGGTATAGATGATCCTAGTACAAATGTTACAGATAATTTGGCTACTCCAGGTATAGAAGGAAGAATACTTTCAGATACTGATTGGCAAGACGAAATTTATAGAACAGCAATATCTACAAACACAAACTTTAGTGCTAGAGCAAATTTAGGAGGTAAAATTCCTTTTAGAGGTTCTATAGGTTACACAAATACTGGTGGTGTAGTTAAAACTAACGATTATGAAAGAGTTAGTTTATCTGCCAAATTAACACCAACTTTTTTTGATGATCACTTAAAAGTAAGTTTAAATGCTAAAGGATTATATTCTGAAAAAAATGCTATTGATGAAGGCGGTGCTTTAGGAGGGGCTGTAAATATGGATCCTACAAAGCCTGTTTTTGATGTAAACCCAAACAACCGTTTTGGAGGATTTTACCAAAATACAATTGTAGATGGTAATAGATTATTGCTAGATGGCCAGAGTAATCCTTTGGCATTATTAAAACAAAGAGAAAGGCCAGAAGAAGTAAAACGTTTTTTAGGAAATATAGAACTAGATTACAAATTACATGCTTTGCCAGAATTAAGAGCAGTTTTAAATTTAGGTTTAGAAGCATCTAAGGCAAACATTGAAGAAAGGTTTTTAGATAATTCTATTGCTACTTACAGGTTTAATAACGCAGATACAGATATTAATACCAATTATTTGTTTAATCCAGGTGTTAATTATACAGAAAATCAAGATATTACAAATACAACACTAGATGCTTACTTAGTTTATACTAAAGAGTTTGATGGCTTTGTAAAAAGATTTGAAGTACAAGGAGGTTACTCTTACCAAAATTTTAAAAATGATGGAACATCTGTTCAATACAGATACAATGATGAATCAGGTTTAAGAGAAGAGTTAATAAATCCCAACAATTTAAATAATAGGTATTATAATGTACTAAACCTACAATCTTACTTTGGAAGAGCAAATATAGATTTAGCAGAACAGTTTTTAGTAACATTATCTTTTAGAGCAGATGGTTCTTCATTATTTACAGAGGAAAATAGATGGGGATATTTTCCTGCGGCAGCGGTTGCTTGGAAAATTGGTAATGCTGGTTTTGTAGAAAACTCTAATGTTATTAATGACCTAAAATTAAGGTTAGGAGCAGGTAAAACAGGACAGCAAGATATTACTGGCGCTGTTGGTTATTACCCGTCTTCACCATTATTTACTATTGGTTCTACTACTAGTCAGTACTTAAGTGGAGTAAACTTATACTCTGCTAAAGCATTTAATCCAGACTTAACTTGGGAAAAAACAACAACATACAATGTTGGTTTAGATTTTGATTTATTTGCAAACGGAATTGTTTCTGGTTCTGTAGATTTTTATCAAAAACAAACAAAAGATTTACTAGCAAGAACAGCTGTGCCTCCTGGGCAAGCATTATCAGATGCATTTGTACAAAATGTAGGTGAAACAGAGAGTAAAGGTTTTGAAGTAAATTTAAACTTAAGACCTATTAGCACAGAAGATTTTACCTTAGAGTTTAATTCAAATGTTGGGTACAATAGATCTGAGGTTACTAGTTTAAAAGATGTAACTAGAATTACTGCGGCAGAGTCTGGTTTACCAACAGGTACAGGAGTAAGTTTAGCATACCATGCTGTAGGTTACCAACCATATTCTGCATGGGTATTTAAGCAGGTTTATGACACAAATGGAGATCCTATTTCTAATGCATTTGTAGATATTAACGGTGATAATGTTATAAATAATGATGATAGATATTATGAAACATTAAGGCCTAATTGGACTTTTGGTTTTGGTCTTAATTTTAACTATAAAAACTGGGACCTAAGTTCTAGCTTTAGAGGACAATTAGGAGGTCAAGTATACAACGCAAGAAGGTTAACTTCTGGTTGGATTGATAGAGCTATACCAAACAATAGTAATAGTTTAAGTAATGTATTGGATTTTAATTCTGATGCAGCTACCACTTCTTTTGCAAATGTGCAGGGTAATATTCCTTTCTCAGATTATTTCTTAGAAGATGCTTCTTTTTTAAGAATGGAAAACATTGTTATTGGTTTTAGAGTACCTAATTTCTTAAAAGATACTTCTTTAAGAATATATGGTGCTGCTAATAACCTTTTTGTTATAAGTGATTATAGCGGACAAGACCCTGAGAATTTTAACTCAATAGATAACAATTTCTACCCAAGACCTAGAGTATTTACCTTGGGATTAAATTTAGACTTTTAG
- a CDS encoding RagB/SusD family nutrient uptake outer membrane protein gives MKKIIIAFLGITMLVNISCTKDLDTDPLVELTLEELINRDPNAVQGIVSRLYGSFALSGPDGPGSSDISDDAGESPFLRGIVNLQDFTADGIKNRWGDDGLDQLTTTTNWDENNKFFRYLYNRIYYTIPQCNNLLSVLDNVDTEGKEQVIAEVRFLRSLAYYYLIDTFGKGVLATEENFGSSAPLPEATRAELFAYVESELLDVVETLPDSNDYGRANKAVGNMLLAKLYINAEVYTGTDKFAEALTSINKVITDGGYSLADSYVSIFSADNNTSPEIILPLIADAVTSQSYGNTTYIVNGSSSSETMTLADYGLTDGWGGHRASKGWYGLYGDLETSTDERASLFFTEGHSYEMNDYKTWTDGYPPIKFRNTNALTPSTAPTPFSSTDFPLFRLADAYLMFAECAVRTNQNLGEALGYVNQIRERANAEPISAGDLTLDFILDERGRELNLEGHRRTDLIRFGKFTGSTYLWPWKGGVLEGTSIPDTYKLFPIPLQALEANPNLKQNNGY, from the coding sequence ATGAAAAAAATTATAATAGCTTTTCTAGGTATAACTATGTTAGTTAACATAAGTTGTACAAAAGATTTAGATACAGATCCACTAGTAGAATTAACTTTAGAAGAATTAATTAACAGAGATCCTAATGCTGTACAAGGTATTGTTTCTAGATTATATGGTTCTTTTGCCTTATCTGGTCCAGATGGTCCAGGTAGTTCAGATATTAGTGATGATGCAGGTGAATCTCCTTTTTTAAGAGGGATTGTAAATTTACAAGATTTTACTGCAGACGGTATTAAAAACAGGTGGGGAGATGATGGTTTAGACCAACTTACAACTACAACTAACTGGGATGAAAATAATAAGTTCTTTAGATACCTTTACAACAGAATTTATTATACAATTCCGCAATGTAATAACTTATTATCTGTATTAGATAATGTAGATACAGAAGGTAAAGAACAGGTAATTGCTGAGGTACGTTTTTTAAGGTCTTTAGCATACTACTACTTAATAGATACTTTTGGGAAAGGTGTACTGGCTACAGAAGAAAACTTTGGATCTTCGGCCCCATTACCAGAAGCTACAAGAGCAGAGTTATTTGCTTATGTAGAGTCAGAGTTACTAGATGTTGTTGAAACTTTACCAGATTCTAATGACTATGGTAGAGCAAACAAGGCTGTTGGTAATATGTTACTAGCTAAACTGTACATTAATGCAGAAGTATACACAGGTACAGATAAGTTTGCAGAAGCACTAACTTCAATAAATAAAGTAATTACAGATGGTGGATACAGTTTAGCAGATAGCTATGTAAGTATATTTTCTGCAGATAATAATACATCACCAGAAATAATATTACCATTAATTGCAGACGCAGTAACTAGTCAAAGCTACGGTAATACTACTTATATTGTTAATGGCTCTAGTAGTTCAGAAACTATGACTTTAGCAGACTATGGATTAACAGATGGTTGGGGAGGACATAGAGCTTCTAAAGGTTGGTACGGTTTGTATGGAGATTTAGAAACTTCTACAGATGAAAGAGCTAGCTTGTTTTTTACAGAGGGCCATTCATATGAAATGAATGATTATAAAACTTGGACAGATGGTTACCCTCCAATAAAGTTTAGAAATACTAATGCTTTAACACCTTCAACAGCTCCAACACCTTTTTCTAGTACAGATTTTCCTTTGTTTAGGCTAGCAGATGCTTACTTAATGTTTGCAGAATGTGCTGTTAGAACAAATCAAAATTTAGGCGAAGCATTAGGATACGTAAACCAAATTAGAGAAAGAGCCAATGCAGAGCCAATTAGCGCAGGAGATTTAACACTAGATTTTATTTTGGATGAACGAGGTAGAGAGCTAAACTTAGAAGGACACAGAAGAACAGACTTAATCCGTTTTGGCAAATTTACAGGTAGCACATACCTATGGCCTTGGAAAGGTGGGGTGTTAGAAGGTACATCAATACCAGATACATATAAATTGTTTCCTATTCCTTTACAGGCTTTAGAAGCAAATCCAAACCTAAAACAAAACAACGGATACTAA
- a CDS encoding SusF/SusE family outer membrane protein has protein sequence MKNLKIIGLFILAVAGLSSCEDDDNLIYTAQTPSENVAFTSTFLNEYVLTDETKANVAERFVWNSPDFGIATPNAYDLQGSATEDFAEVLELGSTPNNNKAVTVEEMLELATIAGLDNDPSTADMPNTGVLYFRVRAYVGDGAENAPESFSEVTALNVVLPEDTGAGSGIEMSSWGIVGSAANDWGATPDIPFYTTETPDVIVSYANLIAGEIKFRENNTWGGDLGDATLDGILDADPDNNIVIAEAGSYKVTINLSDNSYTIEEYFWGIVGSAAPNGWDGPNVKLAYDYNTDTFKAVVQLIDGEMKVRMNDKWDTSYGDGNLDGVLDTDADNNIAVTAGYYLLTVNFNTLEYTLEETTIWGLVGSATPNGWDGPDTKFTPDFANPGVWTIDSIDLVDGEIKVRANDAWDTSYGDLESDGILDTENDNNISVVAGTYKVTIDFSDEASPTIVIE, from the coding sequence ATGAAAAATTTAAAAATTATAGGATTATTTATCCTAGCTGTTGCAGGCTTATCTTCTTGTGAAGACGATGATAATTTAATATACACCGCACAAACACCATCTGAAAATGTAGCTTTTACTAGCACGTTTTTAAATGAATATGTTTTAACTGATGAAACTAAGGCAAACGTAGCAGAACGCTTTGTTTGGAACTCGCCAGACTTTGGTATTGCTACGCCCAATGCATATGATTTACAAGGTTCTGCTACCGAAGATTTTGCAGAAGTATTAGAACTAGGTTCTACACCAAATAACAATAAGGCAGTTACAGTAGAAGAGATGTTAGAGTTGGCTACAATTGCTGGTTTAGATAATGACCCTAGTACTGCAGATATGCCAAATACAGGTGTATTGTATTTTAGAGTTAGAGCTTATGTTGGTGATGGTGCAGAAAATGCTCCAGAAAGCTTTTCTGAAGTAACAGCATTAAATGTTGTACTACCAGAAGATACTGGAGCAGGTAGTGGCATAGAAATGTCTTCTTGGGGTATTGTAGGTTCTGCAGCTAATGATTGGGGTGCAACACCAGATATTCCTTTTTATACAACAGAAACACCAGATGTTATTGTTTCTTATGCAAACCTTATTGCCGGTGAAATTAAATTTAGAGAAAACAATACATGGGGAGGAGATTTAGGTGATGCTACCTTAGATGGTATTTTAGATGCAGACCCAGATAACAATATTGTTATTGCAGAAGCAGGTAGTTATAAAGTTACTATTAATTTAAGTGATAATTCTTATACTATTGAAGAATACTTTTGGGGTATTGTAGGTAGTGCAGCTCCTAACGGATGGGATGGTCCTAACGTAAAATTAGCGTATGACTATAATACAGATACTTTTAAGGCTGTAGTTCAGTTAATTGATGGTGAAATGAAAGTTAGAATGAACGATAAGTGGGATACTAGCTATGGTGACGGAAACTTAGATGGTGTATTAGATACAGACGCAGACAATAATATTGCTGTTACTGCTGGCTATTACTTATTAACGGTTAACTTTAATACTTTAGAGTATACATTAGAAGAAACTACAATTTGGGGCTTAGTTGGTTCTGCTACTCCTAACGGATGGGACGGACCAGATACTAAATTCACTCCAGATTTTGCTAATCCTGGCGTGTGGACTATAGATAGTATTGACTTAGTAGACGGGGAAATAAAGGTTAGAGCTAATGATGCTTGGGATACAAGTTATGGTGATTTAGAATCAGACGGAATATTGGACACGGAAAATGACAATAATATTAGTGTTGTTGCTGGTACATATAAAGTTACCATAGATTTTTCTGATGAAGCTTCTCCTACAATAGTAATAGAATAA